In [Leptolyngbya] sp. PCC 7376, a genomic segment contains:
- a CDS encoding ABC transporter ATP-binding protein, which yields MNSDRPNYQKLLPYLRPQWKTIALALLCTLGFTIFWPILAYLAGKIAADIGAGNVQGIINLAGKAAVIFLIRGFVQYGQDTLMAKAALKIALRLRVRVYAHLHKLSLNYFETAKTGDLSYRLTEDIDRVGEVINKIFHQFVPSILQLIVVLGYMFWVNWQLTCAALVIGPLMAVLIGAFGEKLLEFSRKSQSRTSNLSALLTEVFSGIRLVQAFAAEDYELQRFELEAEQNRKAKYRAERIKALQFVVVGFLEAMSVIFLFFLGGWQISQQNLTAADFVAYVAAVALLIDPIQITTSNFNEFKEGEASIDRIFELMAIQPSVVEIPDAQLLPEVTGKVEYRDVTFAYEADKPVLQGIDLTVKPGEMVALVGASGAGKTTLVNLLPRFYNPDGGEILIDGVDTKSVTLKSLRQQIGIVPQETVLFSGTIAQNIAFGQTDINVEQVEAAAKIANAHQFISDFPQGYQTYVGERGVNLSGGQRQRVAIARAVLLNPKILILDEATSALDAESEALVQEALERIMKDRTVFVIAHRLATVRRSDRILVLEKGKIVESGNHDELLTEDGRYAQFHAQQFS from the coding sequence TTGAACAGCGATCGCCCTAACTACCAAAAACTGCTGCCCTATTTGCGTCCCCAATGGAAAACCATTGCTCTCGCTCTCTTGTGTACGCTGGGATTCACGATATTTTGGCCGATTTTGGCGTACCTTGCCGGGAAAATCGCTGCTGATATTGGCGCAGGAAATGTACAGGGTATTATCAATCTCGCTGGTAAAGCCGCCGTTATTTTTCTGATTCGGGGTTTTGTGCAATATGGCCAAGACACCCTAATGGCAAAGGCCGCGCTGAAAATTGCCCTACGATTACGCGTCCGAGTTTATGCGCACCTCCATAAATTGAGTCTTAACTACTTTGAGACCGCGAAAACAGGGGATTTGTCCTATCGTCTCACCGAGGATATTGATCGCGTTGGGGAAGTGATTAATAAAATTTTCCACCAATTTGTCCCCAGTATTTTGCAACTCATTGTGGTGTTGGGCTATATGTTTTGGGTGAATTGGCAACTTACCTGTGCGGCGTTGGTGATTGGTCCTCTAATGGCGGTTTTAATTGGGGCATTCGGTGAAAAACTTCTTGAATTTTCCCGCAAAAGTCAGAGCCGTACCTCCAATTTGTCTGCACTCCTAACCGAAGTATTTAGCGGGATTCGGTTGGTGCAAGCCTTTGCCGCAGAAGATTATGAGCTACAGCGCTTTGAATTAGAAGCTGAGCAAAACCGTAAAGCAAAATATCGTGCCGAACGGATTAAAGCCTTGCAATTTGTAGTGGTGGGTTTCCTCGAAGCCATGAGCGTCATTTTTCTATTTTTCCTTGGTGGTTGGCAGATTTCCCAACAGAATTTAACCGCAGCGGATTTTGTGGCCTATGTGGCAGCAGTGGCATTGTTGATCGATCCAATTCAGATTACGACCAGCAATTTCAATGAATTCAAGGAAGGGGAAGCTTCTATCGACCGCATTTTTGAGCTGATGGCGATTCAGCCTAGTGTGGTCGAAATCCCTGATGCTCAGCTTCTGCCCGAAGTGACAGGCAAGGTTGAATATCGTGATGTGACCTTTGCCTACGAAGCCGATAAACCAGTATTACAGGGCATTGATTTAACAGTGAAACCGGGCGAAATGGTGGCGTTGGTAGGAGCTTCGGGAGCCGGTAAAACCACCCTCGTTAATCTTCTGCCTCGTTTTTATAATCCTGATGGTGGTGAAATTCTAATTGATGGCGTTGATACGAAATCCGTCACGTTAAAAAGCTTGCGCCAACAGATTGGTATTGTGCCGCAGGAAACGGTTTTATTCTCTGGCACGATCGCCCAAAATATTGCCTTTGGTCAGACTGATATCAATGTCGAACAAGTCGAAGCCGCTGCCAAAATTGCTAATGCTCATCAATTCATTTCAGATTTTCCGCAAGGCTATCAAACCTATGTGGGAGAACGGGGTGTTAATCTCTCCGGCGGTCAACGACAACGGGTGGCGATCGCCCGTGCGGTTTTACTCAATCCCAAAATCCTGATCCTTGATGAAGCGACTTCTGCTCTTGATGCCGAATCTGAAGCATTAGTGCAAGAAGCCTTAGAACGCATTATGAAAGACCGGACTGTTTTTGTCATTGCTCACCGTCTCGCAACAGTCCGACGCAGCGATCGCATCCTTGTTTTAGAAAAAGGAAAAATCGTTGAGTCCGGAAATCATGACGAACTTCTCACGGAAGATGGACGTTATGCCCAATTCCATGCGCAACAGTTTTCCTGA
- a CDS encoding septal ring lytic transglycosylase RlpA family protein, with the protein MVFKRKHLLLTLAACAAVTTLPISSDLTTANADDASTELARTQILDTDQALESLATLFSYPFEGRTATTLYINRLPVLTFRDASDTADSDTEAIAATVSDKINELAENPDFDASELSVRWKSENKYELVYADEVVVAVDDTVTLADSTNNREQDALIAANRLRRLMGNAEPITEVVGKPKPKVVAPVVNVLRSFTGHASWYGPGFHGRLTANGERYNQYAMTAAHKTLPFGTKVRVTNMNNGRSVIVRINDRGPFIRGREIDLSKGSAQQIGLMASGVANVRLEILGK; encoded by the coding sequence ATGGTATTTAAACGAAAACATTTACTTTTAACATTGGCCGCCTGTGCCGCTGTAACAACGCTTCCTATTTCTTCTGATTTGACTACGGCTAATGCTGACGATGCAAGCACAGAGCTAGCGCGTACTCAAATTCTCGACACCGATCAAGCTTTAGAATCTCTCGCTACACTTTTTTCCTACCCTTTTGAAGGGCGCACGGCTACGACTCTCTACATCAATCGTTTGCCTGTTCTAACTTTCCGTGATGCTAGTGACACTGCTGACAGTGATACTGAGGCGATCGCCGCAACAGTTTCTGACAAAATTAACGAGCTTGCTGAAAACCCAGACTTTGATGCCTCTGAACTATCTGTTCGCTGGAAGTCTGAAAACAAATATGAGCTTGTTTACGCGGATGAAGTTGTTGTCGCTGTTGATGACACCGTCACTCTCGCTGATAGCACCAACAACCGTGAGCAAGATGCACTCATTGCTGCGAACCGTCTCCGTCGTTTGATGGGTAATGCTGAGCCTATTACCGAAGTTGTGGGTAAGCCCAAGCCTAAGGTTGTGGCACCTGTTGTGAATGTTTTGCGTTCTTTCACTGGTCACGCATCTTGGTATGGCCCTGGTTTCCATGGTCGTCTCACTGCGAATGGTGAACGCTATAACCAATATGCAATGACTGCTGCCCATAAGACTTTGCCTTTTGGTACAAAAGTCCGCGTGACAAACATGAATAATGGCAGGTCTGTCATTGTTCGCATTAATGACCGTGGCCCTTTCATTCGTGGCCGTGAAATTGATTTGTCGAAAGGTTCTGCTCAGCAGATTGGTCTCATGGCATCTGGTGTTGCAAATGTCAGACTAGAGATCCTCGGCAAATAA
- a CDS encoding tetratricopeptide repeat protein: MKLNNRDSDGFSLAFGQFKDVSRSQSNTAGKSQDDYAFWNSQGLEQGIQEKYREALISFDEAIAIDAEHSETWYNRGIVLFQLQRYGEALDSYNHAVELRADSVPAWNNRGNTLKVLGKYEEAIDSYDQALKLEPDDYLSWDNKGDLLKELKQYHEAIQSYSKALVIKPNSAEIWYKRGLVFELLSQDNDALMNYSKALEINQNSPHILCARGSILVRLERFQEALMCFNRAIELKADCVEAWSHKGFLLEQLKKIEDAIFSYGQALAVNPNQEILWYHRGNLFLRQKQYQRGLHSYDEVLRLNREHYQSLNNKGVSLYKLGDVHGAFKCFQKVLEINPYAFSAWNNQGQICKAIGDYQEAIICYDKALKVEPKQSKIWSKRGLCLAKLGHYEEAINSFQQAIQLDKSYAEALYAQAAVFAVQQNLQLALEYLGKAISANPKYIQVAQLDRNFECLREHYHFEALINTTPLLNQRQILLQEFQQFHLPLTSNA; this comes from the coding sequence ATGAAATTAAATAATCGGGACAGTGATGGCTTTTCTCTGGCATTTGGTCAGTTTAAAGATGTTTCACGCAGTCAAAGTAACACTGCGGGGAAAAGTCAGGATGATTATGCTTTTTGGAATAGTCAGGGATTAGAGCAAGGAATTCAAGAGAAATATCGCGAAGCTTTAATTAGTTTTGATGAGGCGATCGCCATTGATGCGGAACATAGTGAGACTTGGTATAACCGCGGTATTGTGCTGTTTCAGTTACAGCGCTATGGAGAAGCTTTAGACAGTTATAACCATGCAGTTGAGCTTAGAGCTGACTCTGTACCAGCTTGGAATAATCGTGGCAATACACTCAAGGTATTAGGGAAATATGAAGAGGCCATTGATTCCTATGATCAAGCTTTGAAATTAGAGCCAGATGATTATTTGTCATGGGACAATAAAGGCGACTTATTGAAAGAGTTGAAGCAATACCACGAAGCAATTCAATCTTATAGCAAAGCATTAGTAATTAAGCCGAATTCAGCAGAGATTTGGTATAAGCGTGGTCTGGTTTTTGAGCTTTTATCTCAAGATAATGATGCTTTGATGAATTATTCTAAAGCATTAGAAATCAATCAAAACTCACCTCATATTCTTTGTGCAAGGGGATCGATTTTGGTTCGGTTAGAACGTTTTCAAGAAGCATTGATGTGTTTCAATCGGGCGATCGAACTTAAAGCTGATTGTGTAGAAGCCTGGTCACATAAAGGCTTTTTGTTGGAGCAACTCAAGAAAATAGAAGATGCTATTTTCAGTTATGGTCAAGCCTTGGCTGTTAATCCGAATCAAGAAATTCTTTGGTATCACCGAGGAAATTTATTTCTCCGCCAAAAACAATATCAACGTGGTCTTCATTCCTATGATGAAGTCTTGAGGCTGAACCGTGAGCATTATCAATCACTGAATAATAAAGGCGTTAGCTTATACAAGCTAGGCGATGTTCATGGCGCCTTTAAATGTTTTCAGAAGGTCTTAGAAATTAATCCTTATGCTTTTTCTGCTTGGAATAATCAGGGTCAAATTTGTAAAGCTATTGGTGATTATCAGGAAGCAATCATCTGTTATGACAAGGCTTTGAAAGTTGAACCTAAACAATCTAAAATCTGGTCAAAGCGAGGTCTATGTTTGGCAAAATTAGGACACTATGAGGAAGCTATTAATAGTTTTCAACAAGCTATTCAGTTGGATAAGTCTTACGCTGAAGCCTTGTATGCTCAAGCTGCTGTGTTCGCTGTGCAGCAAAACCTACAATTGGCCCTGGAATATTTAGGTAAAGCAATCTCTGCTAATCCGAAATACATACAGGTTGCTCAATTAGATCGCAACTTCGAATGTTTGCGAGAGCACTATCATTTTGAGGCCTTGATCAACACCACACCTCTCTTGAATCAAAGGCAAATTCTATTGCAAGAATTTCAGCAGTTTCACCTTCCTCTTACATCCAATGCGTGA
- the purM gene encoding phosphoribosylformylglycinamidine cyclo-ligase — MDYQQAGVDIEAGRSFVKTIKENVESTYRPEVLGGLGGFGGCFEIPAGYRQPVLISGTDGVGTKLKIAHKTDRHHTVGIDLVAMCVNDILTAGAEPLFFLDYLATGKLEPQQLANVVQGVVEGCKQSGCALLGGETAEMPGFYQKGEYDVAGFCVGIVEKDLILDGSKVEVGDVAIALGSSGVHSNGFSLVRKIIEMNGLDWTATPSEFGGKTLGEVFLTPTQIYVEVIQAALKAELDVHAMAHITGGGLPENLPRCLKTDQSIQIDTTAWEIPTVFQWLQKVGEVPTAAMWDTFNMGVGYVVIVPAAKASDSLTWFQSQNLTSFRLGKVVAGQGEVLGLA, encoded by the coding sequence ATGGACTACCAACAAGCAGGAGTAGATATTGAAGCAGGGCGTTCTTTCGTCAAAACCATCAAGGAGAATGTCGAAAGCACATATCGTCCTGAAGTGCTCGGTGGACTCGGAGGCTTCGGAGGATGTTTTGAAATCCCAGCGGGCTATCGGCAGCCTGTTTTAATCTCCGGAACAGATGGTGTCGGCACAAAATTAAAAATTGCCCACAAAACTGATCGCCACCACACGGTAGGGATTGATCTCGTCGCGATGTGTGTGAACGATATTTTGACGGCGGGTGCAGAACCACTCTTTTTTCTCGATTATTTAGCGACGGGAAAATTAGAACCACAACAATTAGCAAATGTGGTGCAAGGAGTTGTGGAAGGTTGTAAGCAAAGTGGCTGTGCCTTACTCGGCGGTGAAACAGCTGAAATGCCCGGCTTTTATCAAAAGGGCGAATATGATGTGGCTGGCTTCTGCGTCGGTATTGTCGAAAAAGACCTAATTCTTGACGGCTCGAAAGTTGAAGTCGGAGATGTGGCGATCGCTCTCGGTAGTAGTGGTGTCCATAGCAATGGTTTTTCCCTAGTCCGCAAGATTATTGAAATGAATGGGTTGGATTGGACAGCCACTCCCTCAGAGTTTGGTGGTAAAACTTTGGGTGAAGTATTCCTCACTCCGACACAAATATATGTTGAAGTGATCCAAGCAGCACTCAAGGCAGAGTTGGATGTTCATGCAATGGCACATATTACGGGTGGTGGTTTACCAGAAAATTTACCTCGCTGCCTCAAAACTGACCAATCGATTCAAATTGACACCACAGCTTGGGAAATCCCAACAGTGTTCCAATGGCTGCAAAAAGTGGGTGAAGTGCCAACAGCTGCAATGTGGGACACATTTAATATGGGTGTTGGTTATGTGGTTATCGTTCCAGCAGCAAAAGCATCTGACAGTTTAACCTGGTTCCAATCACAGAATCTCACTAGTTTCCGGCTCGGTAAAGTTGTTGCAGGACAGGGTGAAGTACTGGGTTTAGCTTAG
- a CDS encoding transposase family protein: MIRPIIPYPELTLTEAKAKQKPGRPSIVSLENQLLLTLEYLREYRTYFPIA; this comes from the coding sequence TTGATTAGACCTATCATTCCTTATCCAGAACTCACGTTAACAGAAGCTAAAGCAAAGCAAAAACCCGGTCGTCCCAGTATTGTATCCCTGGAAAATCAGTTACTCCTCACCTTGGAATATCTGAGGGAATATCGCACTTATTTTCCTATCGCTTAA
- a CDS encoding bifunctional pantoate--beta-alanine ligase/(d)CMP kinase has translation MNLVHTLASLLAALAALTPEKKVGFVPTMGALHAGHGSLIRRARAESDFVVVSIFVNPLQFGENEDLDQYPRTLEGDRQFCEALGVDLIFAPSVDEIYGQEESVEVVPPASMTSGLCGRYRPGHFRGVATIVAKLLQLVHPDIAYFGEKDAQQLAIIKRLVADLYLPIKIQGCPIVREDSGLALSSRNQYLSEQEKSQALGLSQALAAAQSAFQSGECNGETLLAIARQTLQQFPEVKLQYLELVHPETLQPLTTVTESGLLAIAAYVGETRLIDNVVLMNTSRKPIIAIDGPAGAGKSTVTRRVADELGLLFLDTGAMYRAIAWLALNNDFDPKEESAVAELVNTATVELKPSADPTKPTIVLANGHDVTTAIRTPEVTAQVSVVAAQGAVRQALVKQQQNIGKQGGIVAEGRDIGTHVFPDAEVKIFLTATPAERARRRAKDLEAQGETVDLAKLEADITERDRLDSTRKIAPLLKAEDATEIVTDGMTIEAVITKIIGMYQAL, from the coding sequence ATGAATCTGGTTCATACTCTTGCGAGTTTGCTGGCTGCTCTCGCGGCGCTCACTCCTGAAAAAAAAGTTGGTTTTGTGCCAACGATGGGGGCTTTGCACGCAGGTCATGGCAGTCTTATCCGACGGGCAAGGGCTGAATCAGATTTTGTTGTCGTCAGTATTTTTGTGAATCCCCTGCAATTTGGGGAAAACGAAGATTTAGATCAATATCCCCGCACCCTAGAGGGCGATCGCCAATTTTGTGAAGCATTAGGCGTTGACCTAATTTTTGCGCCATCGGTAGACGAAATCTATGGTCAAGAGGAGTCGGTAGAGGTTGTGCCGCCTGCATCGATGACCAGTGGACTTTGTGGCAGATATCGTCCCGGTCATTTCCGTGGCGTGGCAACGATTGTGGCGAAGCTCTTGCAATTAGTACATCCAGATATTGCCTATTTCGGTGAAAAGGATGCCCAACAGCTCGCCATTATTAAACGATTGGTAGCGGATTTATATTTACCTATCAAAATTCAGGGTTGTCCGATTGTGCGAGAGGATTCGGGCTTGGCACTCAGTTCTCGCAATCAATATTTAAGTGAGCAGGAAAAATCGCAGGCGTTGGGTTTATCTCAGGCGTTAGCTGCGGCTCAATCAGCATTTCAATCGGGTGAATGTAATGGGGAAACACTGTTGGCGATCGCCCGACAAACCCTCCAACAATTTCCTGAGGTAAAACTGCAATATTTGGAGTTGGTACATCCAGAGACGTTGCAGCCCCTCACAACAGTGACAGAATCTGGTTTACTGGCTATTGCCGCCTATGTCGGTGAAACCCGTCTCATTGATAATGTCGTTCTTATGAATACTTCTCGCAAACCGATTATTGCGATTGATGGCCCCGCCGGTGCTGGAAAATCAACTGTTACCCGTCGCGTTGCAGATGAACTGGGTCTATTATTCCTCGATACTGGTGCTATGTACCGGGCGATCGCCTGGCTCGCATTAAACAATGACTTTGACCCGAAAGAGGAAAGTGCGGTGGCGGAATTGGTGAATACTGCAACGGTGGAACTTAAACCTTCAGCAGACCCTACCAAACCGACTATCGTGCTCGCCAATGGCCATGATGTGACAACAGCGATTCGTACTCCAGAGGTGACAGCGCAGGTCTCAGTTGTTGCAGCCCAAGGCGCTGTACGCCAAGCATTAGTCAAGCAGCAACAGAATATTGGTAAACAGGGTGGCATTGTGGCGGAAGGCCGAGATATTGGCACCCATGTTTTTCCTGATGCAGAAGTGAAAATCTTTTTAACTGCTACCCCCGCTGAACGTGCCCGCCGTCGTGCCAAAGATCTCGAAGCCCAAGGGGAAACAGTAGACCTTGCGAAATTAGAGGCTGATATCACAGAGCGTGATCGCCTCGACAGCACCCGTAAGATTGCCCCGCTCCTCAAAGCTGAGGATGCCACTGAAATCGTGACGGATGGAATGACTATTGAGGCAGTCATCACCAAAATTATTGGTATGTATCAAGCCCTTTAA
- a CDS encoding aspartate aminotransferase yields the protein MSVDWITRADRLSALPPYVFARLDELKARAREQGIDLIDLGMGNPDGFAPKEAIDAAIAAFETARFHGYPPFEGTASFRNAITTWYKRRYDVELNPDSEALPLLGSKEGLAHLALAYVNPGDTVLVPSPSYPAHFRGPLIAGADVYEIILKPEQDWLIDLDSIPEEVAHRAKILYFNYPSNPTTASAPREFFEKVVAWAHKYKVMLVHDLCYAELSFDGFKPTSLLEIPGGDEIGVEFHTLSKTYNMAGWRVGFVVGNSDIIQGLRTLKTNLDYGIFSAIQKAAEAALGLPDTYIQGVQERYRERRDCLIEALSEIGWKVKPSNATMYLWVPVPPSMNSTDFALYVLRTTGVVVTPGNAFGQGGEGYVRMSLIQPCDRLRYAISLWKNAGIHYDMAAPEE from the coding sequence ATGAGTGTAGATTGGATTACCAGAGCTGACCGTCTCAGTGCTTTACCTCCCTATGTATTTGCCCGTTTGGATGAGCTGAAAGCTAGAGCAAGGGAACAAGGGATTGATTTAATTGATTTGGGCATGGGCAATCCTGATGGATTCGCACCCAAAGAAGCGATTGATGCGGCGATCGCCGCCTTTGAGACAGCCAGGTTTCATGGCTATCCGCCATTCGAAGGAACGGCCAGTTTCCGGAATGCCATCACCACTTGGTATAAACGCCGCTACGATGTCGAACTAAATCCAGACAGTGAAGCTTTACCGTTGCTGGGCTCAAAAGAAGGATTAGCTCACCTTGCATTGGCTTATGTGAATCCGGGCGATACGGTCTTGGTACCCAGTCCTTCCTATCCCGCTCATTTCCGTGGTCCTCTGATTGCGGGAGCTGATGTCTATGAAATTATCCTGAAGCCAGAGCAGGATTGGTTAATTGACCTCGACTCTATTCCAGAAGAGGTTGCCCACCGCGCCAAGATTCTCTATTTCAACTATCCCAGTAATCCCACCACTGCTTCTGCACCGCGCGAGTTTTTCGAGAAGGTTGTGGCATGGGCACATAAATATAAGGTGATGCTCGTCCATGACCTTTGTTATGCAGAGTTATCCTTTGATGGGTTTAAGCCCACCAGTTTGCTCGAGATTCCCGGTGGCGATGAAATCGGTGTCGAGTTCCACACCCTTTCAAAGACATACAACATGGCAGGTTGGCGGGTGGGTTTCGTCGTGGGTAATTCGGACATTATTCAAGGTTTACGCACTTTAAAAACGAACCTCGATTACGGAATTTTCTCTGCCATCCAAAAAGCAGCAGAAGCAGCCCTAGGACTCCCCGATACCTATATCCAAGGGGTGCAAGAGCGTTATCGAGAACGTCGGGATTGCCTGATTGAGGCTCTCAGCGAAATTGGCTGGAAGGTCAAACCTTCTAACGCCACGATGTATCTATGGGTTCCTGTACCACCCAGCATGAATTCCACTGATTTCGCACTCTATGTACTCCGGACAACTGGTGTGGTTGTGACTCCCGGTAATGCCTTTGGCCAAGGGGGAGAAGGCTATGTGCGGATGAGTTTAATTCAGCCCTGCGATCGCCTCCGTTATGCCATCAGCCTCTGGAAGAATGCGGGTATTCATTACGATATGGCTGCACCAGAAGAGTAG
- a CDS encoding dynamin family protein: MTPPSPAENLNQIHELLKQLGRQIIDIYRSAPDIFDDQNIGTELEQFLNAYRDANNRLEYPRLRIATIGTTSSGKSTIVNSLIGRRIAPIEAGEMSVGLLSINHDEQRRLVINQTPEAAWETGEWTDLDDQDIYLKIRSTMQNYRQLKRNTECVAPQVKAYFPLLPARDIALSGLPDEISIEFLDLPGLKSVSDRRNLSVIQSQVGKAFSLVALDYLQVNEEKRQRLLSELQTVVRYYHGHVESMIFILNRIDNRGTDDLPLEERIVQLKKEIKEVLDLAEEPDLIPFNARLLYYSQCAWGTTPLDSASEVPQALRIQFLEALFNDCAKVIRENLSENRELRQWFRDLEDNVADQNEITDEDLRKLLQYAMQWSGGKKLWDCIQTRLKDSFSELVIIPILVETLNSFDALNESLEILLQARRIGTTEEVNQEKEKVVKIRNDLQACLSKIREDFHDTVNVYMAALKNDNPKLRLKIKQETEANGIQGFSAVFDSVRNVETDLITSLIIPIRQSFHQKESMLQVKEKLEPVIGIQLAQEIAQNYERVQKVLGKFSKHKNGRFIKRRVPTNDDEALAELKQDERVVKLFYRSIRKAISRRAEFCLQAQAKQFKEVLESLVENQLKQLEICLTVSKEYCSITLSKAAISSLYKKLLQNPPALPENFFEIQDLSRKESKTEIEIVGSETFFEESSEIRRELYTEYYRQGSCFKSTRRRLKARPVIEKVKKPVVKKKYSEIDYMELFLPSPQTMAKQWSEGINSTKGSLWDVLSKWIMDRLDYVNETFEQSAINITDLAERTLNKQLEIIETNFQENTQKLHEFEIKKENIIATRIELERLAKRKDQ; encoded by the coding sequence ATGACCCCACCTAGCCCTGCGGAGAATCTAAATCAAATACATGAGCTTCTAAAGCAGTTAGGACGGCAGATTATTGACATTTATCGCTCCGCTCCAGATATTTTCGATGATCAAAATATTGGGACAGAATTAGAGCAATTTCTGAATGCATACCGGGACGCCAATAACCGTCTCGAATACCCTCGCCTAAGAATTGCGACTATTGGCACGACTTCCTCTGGAAAATCAACCATCGTCAATTCTTTAATTGGCCGGAGAATTGCTCCGATTGAAGCAGGAGAAATGAGCGTTGGTCTACTCAGTATCAACCACGATGAGCAACGCCGTTTGGTTATTAATCAAACTCCAGAGGCAGCTTGGGAAACTGGTGAATGGACCGATTTAGATGATCAGGATATCTATCTCAAAATTCGCAGTACCATGCAGAATTATCGTCAACTTAAGCGAAACACTGAATGCGTTGCACCCCAAGTCAAAGCTTATTTCCCATTATTACCGGCCAGAGATATTGCATTATCCGGTCTACCCGACGAAATTAGTATCGAATTCCTTGATCTGCCAGGACTGAAATCTGTCAGCGATCGCCGCAACCTGTCTGTCATCCAGTCGCAAGTCGGTAAAGCTTTTAGTTTGGTGGCCCTTGACTATCTCCAAGTTAACGAAGAAAAGCGCCAGCGCCTTCTCAGCGAACTGCAAACAGTCGTGAGGTACTACCATGGCCACGTCGAATCTATGATCTTCATTTTGAACCGTATTGATAATCGTGGTACTGATGACCTGCCTTTAGAAGAGAGAATCGTTCAACTTAAAAAAGAAATCAAAGAAGTTCTAGACCTTGCAGAAGAGCCAGACTTAATCCCTTTCAATGCCCGCCTGCTCTACTACTCTCAATGTGCATGGGGAACAACCCCTTTAGACTCTGCTTCAGAAGTCCCTCAAGCCTTAAGAATTCAATTTTTAGAAGCCTTATTTAACGACTGTGCAAAAGTGATCCGTGAGAATCTGAGCGAAAACCGAGAGTTAAGACAATGGTTCCGAGATCTAGAAGATAATGTTGCCGACCAAAATGAAATTACAGATGAGGATCTGCGCAAATTACTGCAATACGCAATGCAATGGAGTGGTGGAAAAAAATTATGGGACTGTATTCAAACTAGACTTAAAGACTCCTTTTCTGAATTAGTTATTATTCCAATTCTTGTTGAAACATTGAATAGTTTTGATGCCCTCAATGAATCCCTGGAGATTTTATTACAAGCCCGTCGAATTGGCACCACGGAAGAGGTGAACCAAGAAAAAGAGAAAGTCGTCAAGATTCGCAATGATTTACAAGCTTGTCTCTCAAAAATTCGGGAAGACTTTCACGATACCGTCAATGTCTATATGGCCGCATTGAAAAATGATAATCCTAAGCTCAGACTGAAGATTAAACAAGAGACTGAAGCCAATGGTATTCAAGGGTTTTCCGCTGTTTTTGACTCTGTTCGAAATGTTGAAACAGATCTAATTACGTCACTCATTATTCCAATACGCCAATCTTTCCATCAGAAAGAGTCGATGTTGCAAGTAAAAGAAAAGCTGGAGCCTGTCATTGGTATTCAATTGGCTCAAGAAATCGCTCAAAATTATGAACGAGTTCAGAAAGTTCTAGGCAAATTTAGTAAGCACAAAAATGGTCGATTCATTAAGCGTCGTGTACCGACTAATGATGATGAAGCATTAGCTGAACTGAAGCAAGATGAACGTGTCGTTAAATTGTTTTATCGCTCAATCAGAAAAGCGATATCCCGCCGTGCAGAATTTTGTTTACAAGCTCAAGCAAAACAATTTAAAGAAGTATTGGAATCTCTCGTTGAAAATCAGCTTAAACAGCTTGAGATTTGTTTGACTGTTAGCAAAGAATACTGTTCGATTACTTTAAGCAAAGCCGCCATTAGTAGCCTCTACAAAAAACTTTTGCAAAATCCTCCAGCTCTACCTGAAAACTTTTTTGAAATTCAAGACTTAAGTCGTAAAGAAAGTAAGACAGAGATTGAAATAGTTGGCTCAGAAACTTTTTTTGAAGAATCTAGTGAAATTCGTAGGGAGCTTTACACTGAATATTATCGACAAGGATCTTGCTTTAAAAGTACTCGTCGTCGTTTGAAAGCTCGTCCCGTGATTGAAAAAGTCAAAAAGCCTGTTGTTAAGAAAAAGTATTCAGAGATTGATTATATGGAGTTATTTTTGCCATCACCACAAACAATGGCAAAGCAGTGGTCAGAAGGGATTAATAGTACTAAAGGAAGTTTGTGGGATGTTTTGTCAAAGTGGATTATGGATCGATTAGATTATGTTAATGAGACCTTCGAACAGTCGGCAATTAATATTACTGATTTAGCTGAAAGAACATTAAATAAACAGCTTGAGATCATTGAGACTAATTTTCAGGAAAACACTCAGAAATTGCATGAGTTTGAAATCAAGAAGGAAAATATAATTGCTACTCGTATTGAATTGGAGCGTCTTGCAAAGCGTAAAGATCAATGA